The DNA segment TTTTGGTCTGGGCGCGACAGGGGCCGGCGAGCGTGACGCAGGGAACGACGATGATAGGGGATGTGGCGTCATTTGTGATGAGCGGCTGTCGTCTTCAGGTGGCCGGCGCGTCAGGCCGGATTTACACAGGCGTACCGGTATGGCCATTGGGTGGCGCCTGATTCTTGGGGTTGTCCGCCGGCTATGCCTGTCCGATACTCGACCCATCAGACTCAACATCGAGGAGACGCGAGATGCAGTTGAACCTTGGTCAGCGCGTGGCATTGCCGGAGGTGGTGTCCTCGATGAACCTTGAGGTCGGCATCGACCTTCAGGGAGTCGCGGTCGACGTCTCCTGCTTCGGTGTCGATGCCGCCGGGCGGCTCGCCGATGAGCGCTACATGACCTTCTTCAACCAACCACGGACGCCCTGCGGCGGCGTGCAGCCGATGGCCGTCACGCTTCTGCCATCGATCTTGATCACTGTGACGTGACCCGCTTGGCGCGGCAGGTTTTCGTGCCCGCACGCGCGACAGGCCGGGTCCGGCGAGTCATGCGTCAGGGTAGTAGGGACCGATGAAGCGCGCCTTTTTACTCCGAAAACGCATCGACAGCCGCGCCAGCTTACGCAGTTCGTCGAGCGGATGCTCGAACTCCAGATCCAGTGTGACAAGACATGGACGATCGCTATCGCCCGGATCACTCACACATTGAGATTTGACACGGGTGCGCAGACGCAGGCCCGGAAAATCATCGACATGCTCGATCAGCAGCAACAGGCTCTGACCGACCCGGTAGGTGCCGAAGGCGGTGATGCACAAAGATCCCTCAGCGATCTGGGACAGTTTGTCGCACATCTCTTCCGGGTCGTGGAGCACCAGTTCCAGCATGGGCATGGTCGGTGCGGTGGCGACATTTGACGCTTCGTGTGAGTTGGGCGAAAGCAATTCGATCAGCTTGGCAAGTCGCCGGTCGTCTTGATGACCGACCGTCGCGAATCGCACCGCCACACGCTGAGCTGTGGGTTCCAGCGGCTCGCACCGCACGACATCGGCCTCGATCGCGAAGGTCTGCCCATTGGTCCAGGGAAAACGCATGATCACTCGCTGGCCATGCCGAATCCCGAGATCACTGGTGACGAAGCTGGCGCCGCCCCAGGAGAGATCCTGATAGCGCGCTGCAATGGCTGCATCAGAGCCGGGCAGGTAGACCTGGATGGGCACCTCGATTCCGACCCGTCGCTGTAAACGCTTTTCCGGGCTCGGATTCGGGGGCGATGCGGGCTGGGGCATGAAACACCTCCATAGGCGAGGATCGTGATCGGTGCGCCCGCTTGGCTCACGCCTTGAGCTGATCGTTCAGACACGGCTGGATCAGCTCCAGCATGGCGCGATGCACCCGCAGATTGCCGGCGACCAGATTGCCGGTGTCGAGGTAACGCTCGCCACCGACCAGATCGGTCACGGTGCCGCCCGCCTCCTTGATGAGCAGCGCACCCGCCGCGCAGTCCCAGGGCGAGAGTCCCAGCTCCCAGAACCCATCCGTGCGCCCGGCCGCGACATAGGCCAGATCGAGCGAGGCCGAGCCGGGACGACGCACGCCGGCCGTGGCCAGGGTAACAGCCTTGAACATGGCGAGATAGGCGTCGATGTGGCGCTGATCGCGGAAGGGAAAGCCGGTGCCGATCAGCGCCCCGTCGAGCGACTGACGATTGGCCACCCGGATCTTGCGGTCGTTGAGCTGAGCACCCCGACCGCGCGCGGCGGTGAACAGTTCCTCGCGCAGCGGATCATAGACCACGCCGCATTCGAGCCGCCCCTTGTGCAGCAGGGCGATGGAGACGGCGAACTGCGGAAAGCCGTGCAGATAGTTGGTGGTGCCGTCGAGCGGGTCGATGATCCACTGGAAGTCGCCCTTGCCCGCCTGCTCGCCGCTCTCCTCGGCCAGGATGGCGTGACTGGGGAAGCGTCCGCGCAGCTCCTGGACGATGGCCGCCTCGGCGGCTCGGTCGACGTCGCTGACGAAGTCGTTGCGGCTCTTGGTCTCGACCTTGAGCTGATCGACTCGATCGGAGAAACGCAGGA comes from the Allochromatium tepidum genome and includes:
- a CDS encoding TerD family protein; its protein translation is MQLNLGQRVALPEVVSSMNLEVGIDLQGVAVDVSCFGVDAAGRLADERYMTFFNQPRTPCGGVQPMAVTLLPSILITVT
- a CDS encoding PilZ domain-containing protein, with amino-acid sequence MPQPASPPNPSPEKRLQRRVGIEVPIQVYLPGSDAAIAARYQDLSWGGASFVTSDLGIRHGQRVIMRFPWTNGQTFAIEADVVRCEPLEPTAQRVAVRFATVGHQDDRRLAKLIELLSPNSHEASNVATAPTMPMLELVLHDPEEMCDKLSQIAEGSLCITAFGTYRVGQSLLLLIEHVDDFPGLRLRTRVKSQCVSDPGDSDRPCLVTLDLEFEHPLDELRKLARLSMRFRSKKARFIGPYYPDA
- a CDS encoding inositol monophosphatase family protein is translated as MHPSLNIAIRAARSAGKIILRFSDRVDQLKVETKSRNDFVSDVDRAAEAAIVQELRGRFPSHAILAEESGEQAGKGDFQWIIDPLDGTTNYLHGFPQFAVSIALLHKGRLECGVVYDPLREELFTAARGRGAQLNDRKIRVANRQSLDGALIGTGFPFRDQRHIDAYLAMFKAVTLATAGVRRPGSASLDLAYVAAGRTDGFWELGLSPWDCAAGALLIKEAGGTVTDLVGGERYLDTGNLVAGNLRVHRAMLELIQPCLNDQLKA